TTCTACCACGACATGGGATTGATGTGTGGGGTGTGCACCGGCATTTTCGGTGGCTGGCCATCGATGATCACGAGTCCTATCGCCTTCCTGCAACGACCAGCCCGGTGGATGCAGATGCTCGCGCGTAATCCGCAGGTACTCTCCGCGGCACCGAATTTCGCGTTCACTCTCACGGCCGCACGCACGACAGACGAGGACATGGCGGGCCTCGACCTGGGCGACGTCTCGTTCATCAATTGCGGGGCCGAACGGGTGAACCCGATCACGATCAGACGCTTCAACCAGCGGTTCGCACCATTCAACTTTCCCGAGTCGGCGATACGCCCCTCCTACGGACTGGCAGAGGCGACGGTGTTCGTCGCCACCAACGCGCCTGGCCAACCGCCGGATTTCGTCCCCTTCGAGCCAGCGAAACTTGGGGCCGGTCAGGCGATTCGAAGCGATACCGGTACGCCGTTGGTGAGTTACGGCAAGCCGCGGTCGCCGATGGTACGAATCGTCGATCCCGAAACCGCGACCGAAGCGCCCGCGGGCACAGTCGGTGAGCTCTGGGTACACGGCGAAAACGTCAGTGCCGGTTACTGGCTCAGGGCGGCCGAGACCGAGCAGACCTTCGGTGCAACACTGAACGCTCCCACGCCTGGCACACCCCAAGATCGATGGCTGAGAACGGGAGACCTCGGCTTCTTCTCAGAAGGGGAACTGTTCATCGTCGGCAGGATCAAGGACCTCTTGATCGTGCGTGGCCGCAATCACTATCCCGACGACATCGAGGCCACGGTCCAAGAGATTTCGAGAGGCCGGGTCGCGGCCGTCGCCGTCGTGGATGAAGCGACGGAGAAGCTCGTCGTGATCGTCGAGGTCAAGAAGCGCGGCGAGTCCGATGAGGAGGTCAGCGAGAATCTCCGCAACATCGAGGAGCAGGTCACCTCCGCGATATCCAACGCACACGGCGTGGCTGTCCAAGACGTCGTGCTGGTCGTGCCGGGCTCGATACCCATCACAACGAGCGGCAAAGTCAGACGCGCGGCATGTGTCCAGCTTTATCGAGACGACGGGTTCCAGCGCCTAATCCATTGAACGCCTGAGCTGTTCGCCGTACAAGCGTAGCGACGCGGGGTTCAGCATGTCGTGGTGCGCGCAGTCGACCGGATACGTCGTCACGTCACCGCGGACATGATTGCGCCATTTCCGCGACGTGCGCCGGCCTGCGATCCGCGTCCGCAGTCCGCCAAGCCGGGACATCAGGGGGGGTCCACCATCGTGAGTCGCTCGACTTCTTGCGGCTGAGAAGATGACCATGTCTCCGTCGAATACATCGGGTGTGTACCCACGGAGACGCTTCCGGTTGGCGTTGACGCTGCGCACCATCAACTCGAGCAGCTCCCTCGGCGGCAGCGGGAACTCCACGGCACCCCGTTGCGCCAAGATCTCTTGCGCCCGTTCGTAGGTGAGAGGGCCCGACAGCACCGGCATGTCGACCC
The sequence above is drawn from the Mycobacterium gallinarum genome and encodes:
- a CDS encoding AMP-binding protein, producing the protein MTTAVLVAMAARRALTGQPLAPRLDATAAAQAAGQINGEHVKKIRDAMGRLPGWVDVNTATGELVTLGSTHGGGVGWLRQGVPVVGPSIRVVLRERASLQPNDTAFTFLDFDTDWQGVAESLTWAQLSRRVTNLAQELDACGSTGDRAVILAPQGLDYIVAFLGALEAGRIAVPLSVPAVGVHDQRVTAVLRDASPTALLTTSSVVDSVVPYAEAAGVDIAPSILEIDSLDLDTRRGSSARRHDYPDIAYLQYTSGSTRTPAGVVISYRNLSANWEQMVANYVADNPMPKSTVSWLPFYHDMGLMCGVCTGIFGGWPSMITSPIAFLQRPARWMQMLARNPQVLSAAPNFAFTLTAARTTDEDMAGLDLGDVSFINCGAERVNPITIRRFNQRFAPFNFPESAIRPSYGLAEATVFVATNAPGQPPDFVPFEPAKLGAGQAIRSDTGTPLVSYGKPRSPMVRIVDPETATEAPAGTVGELWVHGENVSAGYWLRAAETEQTFGATLNAPTPGTPQDRWLRTGDLGFFSEGELFIVGRIKDLLIVRGRNHYPDDIEATVQEISRGRVAAVAVVDEATEKLVVIVEVKKRGESDEEVSENLRNIEEQVTSAISNAHGVAVQDVVLVVPGSIPITTSGKVRRAACVQLYRDDGFQRLIH